The following are from one region of the Chloroflexota bacterium genome:
- a CDS encoding AbrB/MazE/SpoVT family DNA-binding domain-containing protein, giving the protein MLLCVKTHFVTLQSRGTVALPVDLRQRLHLDEPGAQLQIIEQEDGRIELRPVLPVPADQRWFWTERWQAMEREVDAHVAAGQVTVVDGPDALFEHLDNSLTS; this is encoded by the coding sequence ATGCTGCTTTGCGTGAAGACGCACTTCGTAACGCTTCAGTCGCGTGGAACCGTCGCGCTCCCGGTCGATCTTCGCCAGAGGCTCCATCTCGACGAGCCCGGAGCCCAGCTCCAGATCATCGAGCAGGAGGACGGCAGGATCGAGTTGCGCCCGGTCCTGCCCGTGCCGGCGGATCAGCGCTGGTTCTGGACGGAACGGTGGCAGGCGATGGAGCGCGAAGTGGATGCGCATGTGGCCGCCGGCCAGGTGACCGTCGTCGATGGCCCCGATGCACTCTTCGAGCACCTCGACAACTCGCTGACTTCCTGA
- a CDS encoding carboxypeptidase regulatory-like domain-containing protein, producing the protein MFRIAAILAFVLLLAAAIPSAVAADAPALTGATVIQSTKNDVSSPLGSFSNKDQGNVRKEQERQQRSLPQIATSAADTAVQSSALGAAAPAASSSFEGIGGGLPGFTVQYAPPDTNGAVGPNDFVQTVNVSFAVFSKTGSVRYGPVAINTLFTGFGGLCETDNDGDPTVVYDQLANRWVITQFAVSGADGTSVPYLECVAISTSGDPTGTYYRYSFPLSRFPDYPKLGVWPDAYYMSTNDFNGNTFAGATTWAFDRAKMLAGQPATAQTFHLSTAYGGLLPSSLDGKTQPPAGSPNYFVSLGTSTSLYLWKFHADFANAANSTLVGPSSIAVAGYTELCGGVPCIRQAGTAQKLDSLGDRLMYRLAYRNFGDHESLVVTHSVAPGAGGGGVRWYEIRNPGGTPVVYQQSTYAPDTQYRWMASAAMDRSGDIGIGYSLSSASINPAIAYSGRLAGDPLNTLQAETILISGTGSQTSTLNRWGDYSSMVVDPVDDCTFWFTTEYLTTNGTFNWNTRIGTFKFPSCVPLAAPAITSATSATFTVGSAGTFTVTTTGVPTPTITESGALPSGVTLTDNGNGTATLAGTPGPATGGTYPIAISAANGVLPNASQSFTLTVTTPSFTLSGTVSTTSAAPISGATVSAWNATTGAWTNAGVTDASGLYSFTLPQGSYKLYIEPVSGPYAAQWFGGTSLATATPVTLGAANLTQNLTVYGRFTLSGTVSTTSAAPISGA; encoded by the coding sequence ATGTTCAGGATCGCGGCCATCCTCGCATTCGTCCTGCTCCTCGCGGCGGCGATCCCGAGCGCGGTTGCTGCAGATGCGCCGGCGCTGACGGGTGCCACGGTGATCCAGTCGACGAAGAATGACGTCTCCTCACCGCTCGGGTCATTCAGTAACAAAGACCAGGGCAACGTCAGGAAGGAGCAAGAGCGGCAGCAGCGCAGCCTGCCGCAGATCGCGACCAGCGCTGCCGACACCGCGGTGCAGTCCAGCGCGCTGGGTGCCGCCGCGCCGGCGGCCTCCTCGTCATTCGAGGGCATCGGCGGCGGGCTTCCCGGCTTCACGGTGCAGTACGCGCCGCCCGACACGAACGGCGCCGTCGGCCCCAACGACTTCGTGCAGACGGTGAACGTCTCCTTCGCGGTCTTCAGCAAGACCGGCAGCGTGCGCTACGGTCCGGTCGCGATCAACACGCTCTTCACCGGCTTCGGTGGGCTCTGCGAGACGGACAACGACGGTGACCCGACGGTGGTGTACGACCAGCTCGCCAATCGCTGGGTCATCACCCAGTTCGCCGTGAGCGGCGCGGACGGCACGTCCGTGCCGTACCTCGAGTGCGTCGCGATCTCGACGAGCGGCGACCCCACCGGCACGTACTATCGCTACTCGTTTCCCCTCAGCCGCTTCCCGGACTACCCGAAGCTCGGCGTGTGGCCGGACGCGTACTACATGTCGACGAATGACTTCAACGGGAACACGTTCGCCGGCGCGACGACCTGGGCCTTCGACCGGGCAAAGATGCTCGCCGGCCAGCCGGCGACTGCGCAGACCTTCCACCTCTCGACCGCATACGGTGGACTCCTGCCGTCGTCGCTCGACGGGAAGACCCAGCCACCGGCAGGCTCGCCGAATTACTTCGTGTCGCTCGGCACATCCACGAGCCTCTACCTCTGGAAATTCCACGCCGACTTCGCGAACGCGGCAAACTCGACGCTTGTCGGCCCGAGCTCGATCGCGGTGGCCGGCTACACGGAGCTCTGCGGCGGGGTCCCCTGCATCCGGCAGGCCGGGACCGCCCAGAAGCTCGACTCGCTCGGGGACCGTCTCATGTACCGGCTCGCCTACCGCAACTTCGGCGACCACGAGTCACTCGTCGTGACCCACAGCGTGGCTCCAGGTGCCGGCGGTGGCGGCGTGCGCTGGTACGAGATCCGCAACCCCGGCGGTACGCCGGTGGTCTACCAGCAGAGCACGTACGCACCCGACACGCAGTACCGCTGGATGGCCAGTGCGGCGATGGATCGCTCCGGCGACATCGGCATCGGCTACAGCCTGTCCAGCGCGTCCATCAACCCCGCGATCGCCTACAGCGGGCGTCTCGCCGGTGACCCGCTGAACACGCTCCAGGCGGAGACGATCCTGATCAGCGGGACGGGATCGCAAACTTCGACCCTGAACCGCTGGGGCGACTACAGCTCGATGGTCGTGGACCCGGTGGATGACTGCACCTTCTGGTTCACGACCGAGTACCTGACCACGAACGGCACGTTCAACTGGAACACGCGCATCGGCACGTTCAAGTTCCCGTCGTGCGTCCCGCTGGCAGCACCCGCCATCACGAGCGCGACCAGCGCGACCTTCACGGTTGGCAGTGCGGGCACGTTCACCGTCACCACGACCGGTGTCCCCACACCCACGATCACCGAGTCCGGCGCGCTGCCGAGCGGCGTGACGCTCACTGACAACGGGAACGGCACGGCCACCCTCGCGGGCACGCCTGGCCCGGCCACCGGTGGGACCTACCCGATCGCCATCAGCGCCGCCAACGGGGTCCTCCCGAACGCGTCTCAGAGCTTCACGCTGACGGTCACGACGCCCTCGTTCACCCTGTCGGGCACTGTCAGCACCACGAGCGCCGCCCCGATCTCGGGTGCCACCGTGTCGGCCTGGAACGCGACGACCGGCGCCTGGACGAACGCCGGCGTGACGGACGCGAGCGGCCTGTACAGCTTCACCCTGCCGCAGGGCTCCTACAAGCTGTACATCGAGCCCGTGTCCGGACCCTACGCCGCCCAATGGTTCGGCGGCACGAGCCTGGCGACGGCAACGCCCGTCACCCTCGGTGCTGCCAACCTGACCCAGAACCTCACCGTGTACGGCAGGTTCACCCTGTCGGGCACTGTCAGCACCACGAGCGCCGCCCCGATCTCGGGTGCC
- a CDS encoding RES family NAD+ phosphorylase: protein MPRRPNGTPRTIEWPAGRTLWRVSKDATATRFSTRTGRLFRFSPIVSSDGTVVPTWYGATSQAGAIFESIFHDVRPPHRDRRIAPNQYIDRILAPVVTARSLTLVDLTTDGLHSIGISRAALIESTSQRYRWTIEQAVLLRKAAPTADGFVWVSRARDTALSVVLYGNREDRGDPEMLLPGEGPALPLGIGAGLELLRTLAEAARITIVLPDRAS from the coding sequence GTGCCGCGGCGTCCCAACGGCACTCCCCGCACGATTGAGTGGCCGGCTGGCCGGACGCTCTGGCGGGTCTCAAAGGACGCGACCGCGACGCGATTCTCGACGCGCACGGGTCGGCTCTTTCGGTTCTCCCCGATCGTTTCGTCCGACGGCACAGTCGTGCCCACCTGGTACGGCGCCACGAGCCAGGCAGGCGCAATCTTCGAGTCGATCTTCCATGACGTGCGGCCGCCGCACCGCGATCGCCGCATCGCGCCCAACCAGTACATCGACCGGATCCTCGCGCCGGTTGTCACGGCTCGCTCGCTGACCCTCGTCGATCTGACGACCGACGGCCTCCACAGCATCGGGATTTCCCGAGCGGCCCTCATCGAATCGACCTCGCAGCGGTATCGGTGGACGATCGAGCAGGCGGTGCTTCTGCGAAAGGCGGCTCCGACCGCCGACGGATTCGTCTGGGTGTCTCGGGCGCGCGATACAGCGCTGTCGGTCGTGCTCTATGGCAACCGAGAGGACCGAGGCGACCCAGAGATGCTCCTGCCTGGCGAGGGCCCGGCCTTGCCGCTGGGCATTGGCGCTGGCCTCGAACTCCTGCGCACCCTGGCCGAGGCCGCCCGGATCACGATCGTCCTGCCTGACAGGGCATCTTGA
- a CDS encoding bifunctional homocysteine S-methyltransferase/methylenetetrahydrofolate reductase, whose amino-acid sequence MAARSRFRDRLAAGPLLADGAMGTLLFSRGIPQRAVLDELVATRPELIGAIHREYLAAGADIIETATFGANRVRLGPYGLADQAGRFARRGAQLAREARDVVGRDVLVAGSIGPLGAPTREILHLDDRAIRSAFRETIDGLLEGGVDLFWFETFSLIDHLAIAIAEARSAAADLPIVALLTFGEDIALADGTPPRVAATALTDAADVDVVGVNCGAGPVACVEALTAMGGVGIGGAGMGGVGRAILPNAGLPQRIEGQFVYAADPDYFARMVGDMIDAGAVIVGGCCGTTPEHIVAMRAAIDLGGAATATSESRVPRPATSSIRTEVAPTTDDPPPPTGLARALADGRYVISVEIDPPRSVRIERTIEAARLLQAAGVDLVNVSDSAMARVRMGALAVAFGIQHDLDLQCVVHLTTRDRNLMALESELLGAHALGVRSILALTGDPPRIGDYPTGTGVWDVDSIGLIEILARLNRGEDAAGSPIGQRAGFTIACALDPTAADTATEWDRLERKIATGAQLIMTQPLYSIEQVEAMFTEARRRFGDGGFPIPLLLGVLPLQSARHAEFLHNEVPGITIPDVTRHALHEAGEHGAEVGLQITQQLLDTVGERVAGTYIMPSFGRYEQAAELVRRLRVRYPQGQPR is encoded by the coding sequence ATGGCTGCCCGCAGCCGCTTCCGCGATCGCCTCGCCGCCGGCCCGCTGCTGGCCGATGGCGCCATGGGCACGCTGCTGTTCAGCCGCGGCATCCCGCAGCGGGCCGTGCTCGACGAGCTCGTCGCGACCCGCCCCGAGCTGATCGGCGCGATCCACCGGGAGTACCTCGCGGCAGGCGCCGACATCATCGAGACCGCGACCTTCGGGGCGAACCGCGTTCGCCTCGGCCCGTACGGCCTCGCCGATCAGGCCGGCCGCTTCGCTCGCCGCGGCGCCCAGCTCGCCCGAGAAGCGCGCGACGTCGTCGGGCGCGACGTGCTCGTGGCAGGATCGATCGGACCGCTCGGCGCGCCGACGCGGGAGATCCTCCATCTCGACGACCGCGCCATCCGGAGCGCCTTCCGCGAGACCATCGACGGCCTCCTGGAAGGCGGCGTGGACCTGTTCTGGTTCGAGACGTTCTCGCTCATCGACCACCTGGCGATCGCCATCGCCGAGGCTCGTTCGGCGGCCGCCGACCTGCCGATCGTGGCGCTCCTCACCTTCGGCGAGGACATCGCGCTCGCGGATGGGACGCCGCCGCGCGTGGCGGCGACCGCGCTGACGGACGCCGCCGACGTCGACGTCGTGGGCGTCAACTGCGGCGCCGGCCCGGTCGCCTGCGTGGAGGCGCTGACGGCGATGGGCGGGGTCGGGATAGGCGGTGCCGGGATGGGCGGGGTCGGTCGCGCGATCCTCCCGAACGCCGGGCTCCCCCAGCGCATCGAAGGCCAGTTCGTCTACGCCGCGGATCCCGACTACTTCGCCCGCATGGTCGGCGACATGATCGACGCCGGTGCCGTCATCGTCGGCGGGTGCTGCGGCACGACGCCAGAGCACATCGTCGCGATGCGCGCCGCGATCGACCTGGGTGGCGCCGCGACGGCGACTTCGGAATCCCGCGTCCCGCGCCCGGCGACCTCCTCCATCCGCACCGAGGTCGCGCCGACGACGGACGACCCCCCGCCGCCGACCGGCCTCGCCCGGGCCCTCGCGGACGGTCGATATGTGATCTCCGTCGAGATCGACCCACCGCGCTCCGTCCGCATCGAGCGCACCATCGAGGCCGCGCGGCTCCTCCAGGCCGCCGGCGTCGACCTGGTCAACGTCAGCGATTCGGCGATGGCCCGCGTCCGGATGGGCGCGCTCGCCGTGGCGTTCGGGATCCAGCACGACCTCGACCTCCAGTGCGTCGTGCACCTCACGACGCGCGACCGGAACCTCATGGCGCTCGAGTCGGAGCTGCTCGGGGCGCACGCCCTGGGTGTCCGCTCCATCCTGGCCCTGACCGGGGACCCGCCCCGGATCGGCGACTACCCCACCGGCACGGGGGTCTGGGACGTCGACTCCATCGGGCTCATCGAGATCCTCGCTCGCCTCAACCGCGGTGAGGACGCGGCCGGCTCACCGATCGGCCAGCGCGCCGGGTTCACGATCGCCTGCGCCCTCGACCCGACGGCGGCCGACACGGCCACCGAGTGGGATCGACTCGAGCGCAAGATCGCGACCGGGGCCCAGCTCATCATGACCCAGCCGCTCTATTCGATCGAGCAGGTCGAGGCGATGTTCACAGAAGCACGGCGACGGTTCGGCGACGGCGGCTTCCCGATCCCGCTCCTGCTCGGCGTCCTGCCGCTGCAGTCGGCGCGCCACGCCGAGTTCCTCCACAACGAGGTCCCCGGCATCACGATCCCGGACGTCACGCGACACGCCCTCCACGAGGCGGGCGAGCACGGCGCGGAAGTGGGGCTGCAGATCACCCAGCAGCTGCTGGACACCGTCGGCGAACGCGTCGCGGGCACCTACATCATGCCCTCGTTCGGCCGTTACGAGCAGGCCGCCGAACTGGTCCGCCGGCTGCGCGTGCGCTACCCGCAGGGTCAGCCGCGGTGA